The Chloroflexota bacterium genome includes the window TTTTGAATCAATCGCACATCCGCCAACTGTACCATCGCATCGAAAAAGACGACAAGAATTTCGGACGCATTTTTATCCATTTCAAACACTAGTGTTTTTTGTCCACGAAGAACACGAAGAAACACGAAGATTTTTTTTCGTGATCTTCATGCCCTTCGTGGAAAAATATTTTTTTGGACAATACCAACGCATCGAACGATTCGGCAGACAAAGGTTTTGCGATGACAAAATTAGGCGACTCGATTACGCGCATTGACGCGCGCGCCAAAGTGACCGGCGACGCGCAGTATCCCGGCGACATCAGTTTGCCGGGACAACTCTGGATGAAAGTGTTGTTCGCGCGACGACCGCACGCGCGCATCAAACGGCTCGATACGACAAACGCGCAAGCCGCGCCCGGCGTCGTTCACGTTTTCACTTGGCGCGATGTGCCGGTGAACGAATTCGGACTCGGCTCGAAAGACGCACCGGTGCTCGTCGCCGACGAGGTGCGCTGGGTCGGCGAAAAAATCGCGCTCGTCGTCGCGGAAACGGAAAGGCAAGCTGAGCACGCGCGCGATCTCATCGAAGTCGAGTACGAGGATTTGCCGGCGCTCACCGATCCGCATCAAGCGATGAAACCTGGGTCGCCGCAAGTGCATCCCGCGTACGCGGGCAACGTGATGAAACACATTCCGATTCGCAAAGGCGATGTGGAAAAAGGTTTTGTTGAAGCCGATGTAATCATCGAAAGTGAGTATCACACGCCCGCGCAAGAGCACGCCTACTTGCAACCCGAAGCCGGCGTCGCGTACCTGGACGACGAAAAACGCGTGACGGTGGTCGTCGGCGGGCAGTGGACGCACGAAGACCAGGAACAAATCGCGCACGCGCTTGGCTTGCCGCTTGATCAGGTGCGCGTGATCTATCCGGCGATTGGCGGCGCGTTCGGCGGACGCGAGGACATGAGCGTGCAAATCATTCTCGCGCTCGCGGCGCTGAAACTAAATCGCCCGGTGAAAATCATCTGGTCGCGCGAAGAGAGCATCCTTGGTCACCACAAACGCCATCCGATGTGGTTCAAATCGAAATGGGGCGCGACGCGCGACGGCAAGATCATCGCGGCAGAAGTGGAAATCATCGCGGACGCCGGACCGTACATGTACACGTCGCCGAAAGTGCTGGGCAACGCGGCATTCGGCGCGGTCGGTCCGTACGAGGTGCCGAACGTCAAGGTGGATGCGTACGCGGTCACGACGAACAACATCGTCGCCGGCGCGTTTCGCGGATTCGGTGGACCGCAAGCGCACTTTCAAGCCGAAACGCAAATGAACAAACTCGCGGAAAAACTGGGGATGGATCCGGTCGAACTGCGATTGAAAAATGTTCTGCGCGAAGATTCGCTTCTCTCGACGCAGACGACGTTGCCGGGTGGTATTGTGAGTTTAGCGCAGGTGGTGGAACAGTGTGCGGAGGAGTTTGGGTGGGAAAGAAAGGGAAATGAGGGAAAGACCATCACGCCATTCGCCATTCGCCATTCGCCACTTGTCACAGGTCACGGTTTCGCGTGCGCTCTGAAAAACATTGGCTTTTCGTTCGGCTACCAGGAAAACGCGTGGGCGAAGGTTGAGTTGTACGGCGCGG containing:
- a CDS encoding molybdopterin-dependent oxidoreductase; this translates as MTKLGDSITRIDARAKVTGDAQYPGDISLPGQLWMKVLFARRPHARIKRLDTTNAQAAPGVVHVFTWRDVPVNEFGLGSKDAPVLVADEVRWVGEKIALVVAETERQAEHARDLIEVEYEDLPALTDPHQAMKPGSPQVHPAYAGNVMKHIPIRKGDVEKGFVEADVIIESEYHTPAQEHAYLQPEAGVAYLDDEKRVTVVVGGQWTHEDQEQIAHALGLPLDQVRVIYPAIGGAFGGREDMSVQIILALAALKLNRPVKIIWSREESILGHHKRHPMWFKSKWGATRDGKIIAAEVEIIADAGPYMYTSPKVLGNAAFGAVGPYEVPNVKVDAYAVTTNNIVAGAFRGFGGPQAHFQAETQMNKLAEKLGMDPVELRLKNVLREDSLLSTQTTLPGGIVSLAQVVEQCAEEFGWERKGNEGKTITPFAIRHSPLVTGHGFACALKNIGFSFGYQENAWAKVELYGAGEIEKVIVYHAAAEVGQGTHTALAQMAATTLGVALEKIELRVSDTATSESSGSVSASRMTYMGGNAIKGAAERALKKWNDEERPAIAEYKYLAPPTTNYDPETGKSKPNVAYGYVAEAVEVQVDAETGQVRVVRVTCVDDVGKAINPRLIEGQIEGAIAQAQGWTIQENFQSKNGNVLTPTFSTYLIPGILDVPDRVDSVILEYPDRDGPWGVRGMAEMPFIPLAPALIAAVHDATGVWFDEFPLTPWRVVEGLKQKQIERA